TCAGCCTATGCGGCCTACCAAAAGCAAAAAAATGGTCCTGTTTTTTTGGACAACCACGTCTTCCAACGTTATAACGAGCAGTGGGGTCTCTGGGTAGATCTAACTGCAGAGAAAAAAAGCCTTCTTGAGAAAGCCTCTGAGTTTGGAATCCTCGCCCAAGAAGTGATGGAGATCAACCAACTGAAGGAGTCGGATTTAGGACGCCTAAAACGCCCCATTTTTTTCCCCTACTCCGCCGAATACATGCGAGGACTCCAAGAAAAGGAACTCTTCCGTGAAACGGTAGAGTCACCGATCGACCAATTCATTTGGCCTGTCCTCCCCAATCACAAATCTAGAATTTCTTCTCGGATCGGAAGGCGATGGAATACCTGGCATACAGGTCTCGACATTGCCATCCCTAAAAATTCCATTGTCCTTGCTGCCGCTGACGGAGTGGTCGAAGAATCAGGTCGGAGTGGTGACTACGGTCTTGCAGTCAAAATCTACCACCATGACATGAACCATTTCCATACGGTTTATGGACACAACCAAGAGTTACTGGTAAAACCAGGTGATGTGGTTCGCAAAGGACAAATCATTGCCTTCTCTGGCAATACTGGAAAGTCCACTGGACCCCATGTCCATTTTGAAGTCCGATTCCATAATGTGTATCTCAATCCAGAAAACTTTCTCACTCCCTACGAAGAAGGAGTTGCCACAAGCATCGTTGGATTTGCAGACTAAGTATTAGTGACTAACCTGACAAAGAACAGTTGGACGGACGAAATTTTCGACCGTCTGACCACCATCATACCAAAAGCACCAGGCATCGCCTGTTTTGATTTCGATAACACCCTCATCCGTAATGACTTTGGAGAGAAAATCATGGAAGAACTTCTCCATGATGGACTTGTTTATGTAAAAAAAGATCTCTCTGATTTTTTTCGCGATAAAGAAACCTGGAAAGACCATTCCAAACTAAATCCTACAGAAAAAGAACGATTGGTCTGGGAAGAATACACTTACCAATTGAAAGAATACGGAATTGAAATTGGATACCGATGGACAAGTTTCATTTTTCAAGGAATGAACAAAAACGAATACTTCGAAGTTTCAAGAAAGGCATGGGAAAGAGTCAGTGTTCCTGACCGAGATTCCGGTGTGTTTCCGCAGGTAGAAATGAAAGACCTGATCGCTTATTTATACCACCACCGTTGGACAGTTTACATTGTCACAGCATCTCCTGAACCTGGAATCGCTGCTGTTGCCCATCTTTTCCCTGTCAAAGAATCCAATGTCATTGGCATGAGACAAGAATTAGGTGGAGATGGGAAATTTTCTCATCAGTTAATTGAACCTTATACTTACGGTGAAGGAAAAGTAAAAGCCATCGAAGAAAGAATTGGGGTCGATCCAGATCTTGTTTTTGGAGATTCTTTTAATGACTACCCTATGCTTTGCCGTGCGAAACAAATGGCCGTAGGAATCAACCGTGACAATCCAGAGTTTGCTGCTGCTTGTGCCGCCAAAGGGATTTACGTCCAACCCTATTTTACCTTTCCCCCAGTACTCGCATGAACCGACTTTATTTAGTATCCAATTCCATAGGAAATGACGAGGACATCCCTCCTCGCACCAAAACCTTGTTAGAGGAAGCTGATTGGATCCTTGGGGAAGAACAGAGAACCACTTCGACTCTATTAAAAAGATTGGGAATCACAAAACCCTTTGATCTTCTCAACGAACACACTTCCCGAAAGGAAATGGATGAGATCGGAATGAAACTGGCGACGACCAAAAGAACCTGCCTCATTTCTGATTCGGGAAGCCCGGGGTTAGAAGATCCAGGCAAATGGCTTGTCCCTCTGGCTTGGGAGATGGGAGTGGATGTTCGCTCCGCACCTGGGCCGACTGCTCTCATTGCTGCCCTTACAAGTTCTGGGTTTGCCACTTCCCCTTTTCTCTTTTTGGGATTTTTACCGAGAGAGGAAAAAGAAAGAGAACGAACTCTGAAACAATACATCGGTCTCGGGATCACCATTGCTTTTTATGAAACACCATACCGGGCCAAACATTGCCTAGAAACCTTGGCCAAAATCTTACCGGGGGATCGACAGATTTTTCTAGCCTTGGGAATTTCCATGGCAAATGAAACAAGTTTTCGCGGAACCGCAAAAGAGATCCAAAAGAAGTTTCCCCAAGGCCTGAAACTCCCTCCCGTCTTTGTGATTGAAGAGAAAAAAGAAAGGACGAAGCGATAGTTTCTTGACAGTACCTCTGTTATATTGGACGCTTGGACAATGGTAAGTAAAGTAGAGCAACCGAGTGACGGAATAGACCAATTGATTTCAGAATCTGGCGATTATATAACAGATGTCGTCAAAGAAAACCTGAAACTCATCCGCCATACAAAAGGTTTTTCTTTGGACAAACTCGCAAACCGATGTGGTGTGAGCCGTGCGATGTTATCGCAGATCGAACAAGGGAAGTCTGTTCCCACAATTTCTGTTTTGTGGAAAATTGCAAACGGACTCAATGTTCCTTTTTCAGAACTTTTAAAAGAAAAGAACCAAGATGGAATCCATGTTCTAAAGTCTGAGAACTCTAAAGTTCTGTATTCCAATTCTAAGGTTTTTGCAAGTCGCGCCCTTTTCCCATTTCTCGGAAACCGTAAAACAGAATTTTATGAACTTATACTAAAACCCGGTGGACTCGAAGTTGCAGAACCACACAAAACAGGAACTACTGAAAACCTGGTTGTAGTCTCCGGCAAACTAAGGTTACGTGTAGGTGAAAAAGTTGTCGAACTAGAACCGAAAGATTCGGTATTTTTTAAAGCAGATGTTTCGCACGAATATTCCAACCCAACAGACCAAGAAACACTCATGTATCTTGTTATGGATTATACGGACGAAATAGGTTAAGATTGGAATATAGAGAACTCAAAGTCAATCTACCAAAAGAACTATCCGACAGTTTTTACGAACTGTTGGATTCTCTGCAATGTGCTGGTTATTATGAAATTCTTTTCGACGGAGAAGCTCCCAAAGAAAAAGAACAAGGCCTCATTCGCGACAATACAAACATACGTATCTACTTACAAACTGATGAAATAAATAAGGAATTAAAAATTCTTATTTTTCTCAAAATTCATGCACCAAACAATTCTAATGCGGAATCGAGAAATATCGAAACCCGTGATTATGAGGAAGCATATAAAGAATATTATAAACCATTTCCCATTGGTAAAAAACTTTGGGTGATCCCTACTTGGGAAAAAAAT
This genomic interval from Leptospira brenneri contains the following:
- a CDS encoding HAD family hydrolase, which produces MTNLTKNSWTDEIFDRLTTIIPKAPGIACFDFDNTLIRNDFGEKIMEELLHDGLVYVKKDLSDFFRDKETWKDHSKLNPTEKERLVWEEYTYQLKEYGIEIGYRWTSFIFQGMNKNEYFEVSRKAWERVSVPDRDSGVFPQVEMKDLIAYLYHHRWTVYIVTASPEPGIAAVAHLFPVKESNVIGMRQELGGDGKFSHQLIEPYTYGEGKVKAIEERIGVDPDLVFGDSFNDYPMLCRAKQMAVGINRDNPEFAAACAAKGIYVQPYFTFPPVLA
- a CDS encoding M23 family metallopeptidase — protein: MKRNRSYYIVLVLILFVVTYSAYAAYQKQKNGPVFLDNHVFQRYNEQWGLWVDLTAEKKSLLEKASEFGILAQEVMEINQLKESDLGRLKRPIFFPYSAEYMRGLQEKELFRETVESPIDQFIWPVLPNHKSRISSRIGRRWNTWHTGLDIAIPKNSIVLAAADGVVEESGRSGDYGLAVKIYHHDMNHFHTVYGHNQELLVKPGDVVRKGQIIAFSGNTGKSTGPHVHFEVRFHNVYLNPENFLTPYEEGVATSIVGFAD
- the rsmI gene encoding 16S rRNA (cytidine(1402)-2'-O)-methyltransferase, whose amino-acid sequence is MNRLYLVSNSIGNDEDIPPRTKTLLEEADWILGEEQRTTSTLLKRLGITKPFDLLNEHTSRKEMDEIGMKLATTKRTCLISDSGSPGLEDPGKWLVPLAWEMGVDVRSAPGPTALIAALTSSGFATSPFLFLGFLPREEKERERTLKQYIGLGITIAFYETPYRAKHCLETLAKILPGDRQIFLALGISMANETSFRGTAKEIQKKFPQGLKLPPVFVIEEKKERTKR
- a CDS encoding helix-turn-helix domain-containing protein, whose product is MVSKVEQPSDGIDQLISESGDYITDVVKENLKLIRHTKGFSLDKLANRCGVSRAMLSQIEQGKSVPTISVLWKIANGLNVPFSELLKEKNQDGIHVLKSENSKVLYSNSKVFASRALFPFLGNRKTEFYELILKPGGLEVAEPHKTGTTENLVVVSGKLRLRVGEKVVELEPKDSVFFKADVSHEYSNPTDQETLMYLVMDYTDEIG